A stretch of the Cottoperca gobio chromosome 2, fCotGob3.1, whole genome shotgun sequence genome encodes the following:
- the LOC115018868 gene encoding gamma-glutamylaminecyclotransferase B-like — translation MARVFVYGTLKKGQPNYYRMFELANGKAEFLASACTTQKYPLVIAGKYNIPFLLNIPGQGHRVRGELYKVDDKMLKFLDVFEDIPRMYQRAEVKLEVKEWAGKPDGEEPAAGSIIEAFVYSTTTYEPDWPSLLSHESYDTFGDHGLMYQYRELQD, via the coding sequence ATGGCTCGTGTCTTCGTCTATGGCACCCTGAAGAAGGGGCAGCCCAACTACTACCGTATGTTCGAGCTCGCCAATGGTAAGGCGGAGTTCCTCGCCTCGGCCTGCACCACACAGAAATACCCGCTGGTGATCGCCGGCAAGTACAACATCCCTTTCCTCCTCAACATCCCCGGCCAGGGACACCGAGTCCGAGGAGAGCTCTATAAAGTGGACGACAAGATGCTGAAGTTCCTGGATGTCTTTGAAGACATTCCCAGAATGTACCAGCGGGCTGAGGTCAAACTGGAGGTGAAGGAGTGGGCGGGGAAGCCAGACGGAGAGGAGCCGGCAGCGGGGAGCATCATAGAAGCGTTTGTGTACAGCACGACGACGTACGAGCCGGACTGGCCCTCACTGCTCAGCCATGAGAGCTACGACACCTTTGGAGATCATGGGCTGATGTATCAGTACAGAGAATTACAAGACTGA